Part of the Hevea brasiliensis isolate MT/VB/25A 57/8 chromosome 16, ASM3005281v1, whole genome shotgun sequence genome is shown below.
TATTGAGAAATTTGTTAAATTTCAACAAGGTGATTGATTTTTGGTCTAAACCACTATATATGGTAAGGGTAAGGTTTGTATGTACTTACTTTCATAATTATTATATGAGATATTCGAATTtgaaactatttaaataaaaaacacaTATCCTCTCTAAAAAAAATCTACTGTAAAATTGAAAACTGAGAATATATGCACTTACCTTGATTTTAAGATCCTTAGAATTATCCATAAAAATTCTTGATTGTAAAATTGCTGGAGGAAGAAGACATCTTAGCCCATGTAGGAAAATCAAATACACATTTATTTGTTtttatattcaaaatttattggctCAAAACGTATTCAATaggttaaaaataaaaattaagatgtctgataaattaaagtgaaaattcaGAGTGTCACTAACCATTGCCTTAATTAGTTCGATCcattatattaacatttaatactcataaaatttcttaaaatataaaatgtgaatcCACAAAGAAGGATCACATATTCTAATAATACTGAATTATTTCTTTAACAAAATAATATCGCATAGGATTCATCTTGCTAGTAGTAGATCGtgttaaatgcaagaaaataaaaaatatacagGCTTGCATTTTCACATGCCTACTTCGAGAAATGAACTCAAATGTAGTGCACGCCCTGCATGCACTGTaaagtgaaaacccgaaaagttCTATCCGCCCACAGAAATAATAGAGGATGGACCCTAAACAACACCACTgctccacacacacacacacacacacacacacacacacacacacacacacacacatatatatatatatgcttggCTGTAAACCTGTAACTTCCAAACTATACTTCATTTCATGCTATTTCGTTTTTAAAGGACAGAtcataataaagaaaataataagagAAATTAACCCATTAAAGCAAGACTAGTTGTCCCAAAGAAAAGCATAGGGTTAGTACGAAATACGGAAAGAAAAACGAAGCAAGATTTGTCTGTCTGCCGACTGACTGGTTctgaaatcaaataattcacagatTGAACCGAGAGCCAGTCACGGATGGGCATTGGAGTTAGCAAAAGACAAACAAAACTCCAAAATTTACTGTCAAAACTTCGCCTTAGATCCCTTGGTTTTCTCATAATGgccctttttctttacaaatggTGTTAATAGTTCAGGTTTTCGCTTCCATATTCTCGAGAAATTGCTCACATTGGCTTATCAAATTCAGCTATATAATCCTAACTCCAACCACATCAAAATACCCAAGAATAGTTAGCAACTTTCAATTGAACCCTAAGTCATGGGTTCTAAGGTTGCAACCATGTTCTTCATCTTGATGATTTTCATGGCGATGTCATTGCCACCCATTTATGCTTGTGGTCCATGTACTCAGCCACATCCACCGACGCGCCGCCCAACCCACCCAAAAGTTCCCTACCCGAAACCACCAGCCACCAAGCACCCACCAAACAGTGGAGGCCATCCACCTTCAAAAAACCCCCCAATGCCACCGATAGTACTACCACCAATAATCATTAATCCTCCCCCAGTAATATCTCCTCCCGTAACAAATCCTCCTGTAATTATAACACCCCCGATAACACCGCCACCTTCTTCGAGCTACCCACCGTACACTGGCGGCCCTCCTGGTGGCGGGGGTGGtggtggaggaggaggtggtagTAGTAATCCTCCACCTACTACTCAACCAACTTGTCCAATCAATGCACTTAAGCTAGGAGCTTGTGTGGATGTGCTAGGAGGTTTGGTGCATGTTGGGTTGGGGAACCCAGTTGAAAATGTTTGCTGCCCCGTAATTAAAGGATTGCTGGAGCTTGAAGCAGCAGTTTGTCTTTGCACTACTTTAAGGCTTAAGCTCCTTAACCTCAATATTTTCATTCCTCTTGCTCTTCAAGTCCTAATAACTTGTGGAAAGACTCCACCTCCTGGATTTGTATGCCCTCCTCTTTGAAATGAACTTAATTAATAATTAGGAGAGTTTGGATTATGatgttaattaattaaactttaccTAGTTTGTTTTCGTGTTAGGGTTTTGTGAGTGCTGTGACTTGATTTCTTGCGTAGAGCTTAACCGTTAATGAACGTCGATTATGGTGGTATGTGACTGGGAGTTTCTCTGATTAAGTTACATTTTCGTTGTTGTTTATTTTTGTTCCAATTAGGTTCTGCGTCACAGTGACTTGCCtttctttcttcccttcttttttttttttttttttcttttaatatctTGGTTACGTGTAATCTGCAAGTTAGCCCTGTCTTGCCCTAGATACAATGTACAAAGGTTAATATACACTCTAATTTATTAAACTCTCTTCAACAAAATCTAATTAAAACAAAAATCTACGTACCTGATTAAACAAAatctaattttaattcatttttggaGTACTTCTACGCTCCTAATTAATAATATGCATATTATATGACCACTTATAAATTAGAACTGGAACAAATTATTCAATATGGTTTGCTTTGGGTAATCCTGGGTGTTTATttgtataaatatatttatttagatttttgatAGTGCTGTCTAATGGTATTAAGGGTAAATGTCCTTATTTTATAATTGAATCACATGATATATTATGAGTAAATCTATCTTCTCTatgtaattaaagaaaataatgaaTATCAAAATTAAGGAAATTGCAAAAACAGGATATTTTCATTGTGTTTTGCTCCCTTGAAACAAAAATCATGATTAATAATCCGAAAAAGACTGGCAAATTAATTCACCCATTAATTaggcaattttaaaatttatctacCAAAATTTGAAAAAGGTAAAATTATTTAACATAACCGACGATGAATGGCTATATGTATTTGGTATGGGTAATCTCTTTCAAATGACAAGAATAAATGGGGTTTTATTTTATCAAatcaatatacatatatataatgaTTGATCATAACAATTGATAATTATAAGACTAATTAAGAACTTTAAAAAATTGTGATACATATATCAGTTTTACTGTATAATTTTACTTTCTAGATGATTTTATGTACCAGACGGCTTAACAAGCACGTGGACACTCAATAGCTATCATCTAATTAATACAACATCAACTCAAGAAAATTTTGTGAGGAACTTCAAAAGCTAAGTACAATAACTAATATACTAATAGActattaggttttttttttttaattaattattatgtttaattaaGGGGTTGAAGTTATCATTGTCAACTAAATACGCCTCCAAACAATTTttttatattcttttttttttttcgtgtATCTGATCACATGATACAAGAAAAGGTAAGACCTTTTCCATTTCTTTGAGTTgtgatattataattataattaagctATGCGTTCAATATCATAATTGCTTGCGTGCTTTGCTCTAGAGGATATAAAATGATAGCTAGTCAAATGCAGATATGAAGGGATATGCCTCCCAGACATCTGCATCATCATTTTCCACTAAcggttttctttcctcttcatcatttttcaacataattatTAGCAGCTGGTCATTATGCGATTAATTGTTTTTATTAGTTTTATGTTCCAAACAACTGGAAGGTCATTTTTTCTAAATGTGTGCTTATAATATGATATGCAATGGTCATAGGCTATAAAGCTTCTAGTGCCACGAAGAAATTCAATCAATAATTTTTCTGATCCTATCGCCGATCAAAGATTTGGAGTTTATATAGGCTTATTGATTAGGTTGACTTAATTAATGGATCACCTAGATCATCACCAtgtttttttaattaatgttGTA
Proteins encoded:
- the LOC110638289 gene encoding 36.4 kDa proline-rich protein-like gives rise to the protein MGSKVATMFFILMIFMAMSLPPIYACGPCTQPHPPTRRPTHPKVPYPKPPATKHPPNSGGHPPSKNPPMPPIVLPPIIINPPPVISPPVTNPPVIITPPITPPPSSSYPPYTGGPPGGGGGGGGGGGSSNPPPTTQPTCPINALKLGACVDVLGGLVHVGLGNPVENVCCPVIKGLLELEAAVCLCTTLRLKLLNLNIFIPLALQVLITCGKTPPPGFVCPPL